Proteins encoded together in one Bactrocera neohumeralis isolate Rockhampton chromosome 4, APGP_CSIRO_Bneo_wtdbg2-racon-allhic-juicebox.fasta_v2, whole genome shotgun sequence window:
- the LOC126755938 gene encoding S-adenosylmethionine sensor upstream of mTORC1 encodes MDECANDSKEEHLRLASIIKDCHDKLRSQSKLKGMKEAWSEHLQNTALLEQYSTAMHRLASIWETNTTNPNLYARSRVKWIIDYCNSYFFTNKVFLEKRDREQRLAASYTDMPTFEASELRTSFTNSVNVLDVGSCFNPFAGESNFNVTAIDLCPATSDVLKGDFLKIMVDKKIITEGGEVLRLPCEYYDCVIFSLLLEYIPSPEERLHCCQKAYELLHAEGILIIITPDSQHVGKNAKLMKNWRYTLGTLGFYRICFEKLAHITCMVFRKSLIPAVAQRWAELHREDYMSKTINIPQDKV; translated from the coding sequence aTGGATGAGTGCGCTAATGATTCTAAAGAGGAACATTTGCGACTGGCATCGATCATCAAGGACTGTCACGACAAATTGAGATCTCAATCCAAATTGAAAGGAATGAAAGAAGCTTGGAGTGAGCATTTACAGAACACTGCGCTTTTGGAGCAATACTCGACAGCTATGCATCGTTTAGCTTCTATTTGGGAAACTAACACTACAAATCCTAATTTATATGCTCGCAGTCGTGTAAaatggataattgactactgcaattcatatttttttacgaacaaagtttttctcgaaaaacGTGATCGTGAACAACGACTGGCGGCATCGTACACAGATATGCCAACATTTGAAGCAAGTGAATTAAGAACATCCTTTACAAATTCTGTAAATGTACTTGACGTAGGCAGTTGTTTTAATCCCTTTGCTGGCGAAAGCAATTTTAACGTCACCGCAATTGATCTGTGCCCAGCGACAAGTGATGTTCTAAAAGgagatttcttaaaaattatggtagacaaaaaaataatcacTGAAGGTGGAGAAGTGCTACGCTTACCATGTGAATATTACGATTGTGTTATATTTAGTCTACTATTAGAATATATACCATCGCCAGAGGAACGGCTACATTGTTGTCAAAAGGCGTACGAACTTTTACATGCTGAAGGCATTTTGATAATCATAACACCAGATTCACAGCATGTAGGCAAAAATgcgaaattaatgaaaaattggcGTTATACACTGGGTACCTTGGGATTTTATAGAAtctgttttgaaaaattggcaCACATCACTTGTATGGTATTCAGAAAATCGCTTATTCCAGCAGTCGCACAACGTTGGGCTGAATTGCATCGCGAGGATTATATGTCAAAGACAATAAATATACCACAAGATAAAGTGTGA